A part of Propioniciclava coleopterorum genomic DNA contains:
- the aceE gene encoding pyruvate dehydrogenase (acetyl-transferring), homodimeric type: MASRDNAGPILNGLPTNLPDIDSEETAEWLESLDDMIDEQGRNRARYIMLKLLERSRERHLGVPSLTATDYVNTIPAEAEPWYPGDNDLERKFRRLLRWNAAVMVHRAQRPGVGVGGHISTFASSATLYEVGMNHFFRGKDHPGGGDQVFFQGHASPGMYARAFLEGRLQEADMDGFRQEKSHIVDGKIRALPSYPHPRQMPDFWEFPTVSMGIGPINAIWQAQFNKYLHNRGLKDTSQQRVWAFLGDGEMDEVESRGALQVASYEELDNLTFVVNCNLQRLDGPVRGNGKIMQELESFFRGAGWNVIKVVWGGGWDPLLAADKDGALLNVMNSTSDGDYQTFKANDGGYVRDHFFARDPRTAKMVEDWDDERIWNLTRGGHDYKKVYAAYDAATKFTGAPTVILAHTIKGYFLGQHFAGRNATHQMKKMALDDLKQFRDRLDMPVTDAQLEENPYLPPYIRPDESDPRIAYALEHRRKLGGPIPERRNKPQALKLPDDKAYASVKKGSGNQQVATTMAWVRLLKDLLRDKEFGAHVVPIIPDEARTFGMDSLFPTIKIYNPHGQNYTPVDHDLMLSYREAKDGQIIHTGINEAGSVASFTAVGSSYATHGIPMVPVYIFYSMFGFQRTGDAIWAAADQLSRGFLIGATAGRTTLTGEGTQHMDGHSPVLAATNPAIVQYDPAYGYEIAHIMQDGLQRMYGENPEDVIYYLTVYNEPMVQPREPEDVDVEGIKRGMHLISKGSSEGMADDAKHVQLLASGVGVTWALEAQQLLHDDWGVIADVWSVTSWTELRRDAMAVDESRFLHPDEEVADSWIVQKLADAPGPVIATSDYMKQNQDQIAQWVPGDFASLGADGFGFSDTRAAARRFFHIDGPSMVVRALQMLAKNDEIDKAWPGQAAEKYKLLEVTAGASGNAGGES, from the coding sequence GTGGCATCTCGCGACAACGCGGGCCCCATCCTCAACGGCCTGCCCACGAACCTGCCCGACATCGACTCGGAGGAGACGGCGGAGTGGCTGGAATCCCTCGACGACATGATCGACGAGCAGGGCCGCAACCGGGCGCGTTACATCATGCTCAAGCTGCTCGAGCGCAGCCGTGAGCGTCACCTCGGCGTCCCGTCGCTGACCGCCACCGACTACGTCAACACCATCCCGGCCGAGGCCGAGCCGTGGTACCCGGGCGACAACGATCTGGAGCGCAAGTTCCGTCGCCTGCTGCGCTGGAACGCGGCCGTGATGGTCCACCGGGCCCAGCGTCCGGGTGTCGGCGTCGGCGGCCACATCTCGACCTTCGCGTCCTCGGCGACGCTGTACGAGGTCGGCATGAACCACTTCTTCCGCGGCAAGGATCACCCCGGCGGCGGCGACCAGGTGTTCTTCCAGGGCCACGCCAGCCCCGGCATGTACGCCCGCGCCTTCCTGGAGGGGCGCCTGCAGGAGGCCGACATGGACGGCTTCCGCCAGGAGAAGAGCCACATCGTCGACGGGAAGATCCGGGCGCTGCCCAGCTACCCGCATCCCCGCCAGATGCCCGACTTCTGGGAGTTCCCGACCGTGTCGATGGGCATCGGCCCGATCAACGCGATCTGGCAGGCCCAGTTCAACAAGTACCTCCACAACCGCGGCCTGAAGGACACCAGCCAGCAGCGGGTATGGGCGTTCCTGGGTGACGGCGAGATGGACGAGGTCGAGAGCCGCGGCGCCCTGCAGGTGGCCTCGTACGAGGAGCTCGACAACCTCACGTTCGTCGTCAACTGCAACCTGCAGCGCCTGGACGGCCCCGTCCGCGGCAACGGCAAGATCATGCAGGAACTGGAGTCGTTCTTCCGCGGCGCCGGCTGGAACGTCATCAAGGTCGTGTGGGGCGGCGGCTGGGATCCGTTGCTGGCCGCCGACAAGGACGGCGCGCTGCTCAACGTGATGAACAGCACCTCCGACGGCGACTACCAGACGTTCAAGGCCAACGACGGCGGCTACGTCCGCGACCACTTCTTCGCCCGCGACCCGCGCACCGCGAAGATGGTCGAGGACTGGGACGACGAGCGGATCTGGAACCTGACCCGCGGCGGCCACGACTACAAGAAGGTCTATGCGGCCTACGACGCGGCGACGAAGTTCACCGGCGCGCCGACCGTCATCCTCGCGCACACCATCAAGGGCTACTTCCTGGGCCAGCACTTCGCCGGCCGCAACGCCACGCACCAGATGAAGAAGATGGCGCTGGACGACCTGAAGCAGTTCCGCGATCGGCTCGACATGCCCGTCACGGACGCCCAGCTCGAGGAGAACCCCTACCTGCCGCCGTACATCCGGCCCGACGAGTCCGACCCGCGCATCGCGTACGCGCTGGAGCACCGCCGCAAGCTGGGCGGCCCGATCCCCGAGCGGCGCAACAAGCCCCAGGCTCTCAAGCTGCCCGACGACAAGGCGTACGCCTCGGTCAAGAAGGGCTCGGGCAACCAGCAGGTCGCCACGACCATGGCGTGGGTGCGTCTGCTGAAGGACCTGCTGCGCGACAAGGAGTTCGGCGCCCACGTGGTGCCGATCATCCCCGACGAGGCGCGCACGTTCGGCATGGACTCGCTGTTCCCGACCATCAAGATCTACAACCCGCACGGCCAGAACTACACGCCGGTGGACCACGACCTGATGCTGTCCTACCGCGAGGCCAAGGACGGCCAGATCATCCACACCGGCATCAACGAGGCCGGCTCGGTGGCGTCGTTCACCGCGGTGGGGTCCAGCTACGCGACCCACGGGATCCCGATGGTGCCGGTCTACATCTTCTACTCGATGTTCGGCTTCCAGCGCACCGGCGACGCCATCTGGGCGGCTGCGGATCAGCTCAGCCGCGGCTTCCTGATCGGCGCCACGGCCGGCCGCACCACGCTCACCGGCGAGGGCACCCAGCACATGGACGGGCACAGCCCGGTGCTGGCGGCCACCAACCCGGCGATCGTGCAGTACGACCCGGCCTACGGCTACGAGATCGCGCACATCATGCAGGACGGCCTGCAGCGCATGTACGGCGAGAACCCCGAGGACGTCATCTACTACCTCACCGTCTACAACGAGCCCATGGTGCAGCCGCGTGAGCCCGAGGACGTCGACGTCGAGGGGATCAAGCGCGGCATGCACCTGATCTCGAAGGGCAGCAGCGAGGGCATGGCCGACGACGCCAAGCACGTCCAGCTGCTGGCCTCGGGCGTGGGCGTCACGTGGGCCCTGGAGGCCCAGCAGTTGCTGCACGACGACTGGGGCGTGATCGCCGATGTCTGGTCGGTCACCTCGTGGACCGAGCTGCGCCGCGACGCCATGGCCGTGGACGAGAGCCGCTTCCTGCACCCGGACGAGGAGGTCGCCGACTCCTGGATCGTGCAGAAGCTCGCCGACGCCCCCGGCCCGGTCATTGCGACGTCGGACTACATGAAGCAGAACCAGGATCAGATCGCGCAGTGGGTCCCCGGCGACTTCGCCTCCCTCGGCGCGGACGGCTTCGGCTTCTCCGACACCCGGGCCGCGGCGCGGCGCTTCTTCCACATCGACGGCCCCTCGATGGTGGTGCGGGCGCTGCAGATGCTGGCCAAGAACGACGAGATCGACAAGGCGTGGCCCGGCCAGGCCGCCGAGAAGTACAAGCTGCTGGAGGTCACCGCCGGTGCCTCCGGCAACGCTGGTGGGGAGTCCTGA
- a CDS encoding DUF3052 domain-containing protein — protein MTAMGFEPGQVVQELGWDADADENLREQIMDAIDADMIEDPLEAVDSVVLWWRDEDGDVADGLVDALRDLSQQGHIWLLTPKVGKDGYVDPTDVAEATLAAGLVLANPASVSPQWQAQRIVRPKVGRR, from the coding sequence ATGACCGCGATGGGCTTCGAGCCCGGGCAGGTCGTCCAAGAACTCGGATGGGACGCCGACGCGGATGAGAATCTCCGCGAACAGATCATGGACGCCATCGACGCGGACATGATCGAGGACCCGCTCGAGGCCGTGGATTCGGTGGTGTTGTGGTGGCGCGACGAGGACGGCGACGTCGCCGATGGCCTCGTGGACGCTCTGCGTGACCTCTCGCAGCAGGGGCACATCTGGCTGTTGACGCCCAAGGTGGGCAAGGACGGCTACGTGGATCCGACCGACGTCGCCGAGGCGACGCTCGCCGCGGGACTCGTGCTGGCCAACCCGGCGTCCGTCTCGCCCCAGTGGCAGGCGCAGCGGATCGTGCGCCCGAAGGTCGGACGCCGCTGA
- a CDS encoding FAD-dependent oxidoreductase — protein MRVVICGGGMGGLVLAHALGEHADVLVLDRDASASDTGGYRISIDDAACRALGTALTRSLLEEVRATADTGDAYEQFTIADARLRPLIVAPLPPHEDRILAHRPQLRALLARDLGARIRFGCRVVSVTQHRSIARVTLADGSELDADLVVAADGADSVAARSLPGRTPARDLGLVGVAGWAPLDGVPPAFLFSGPALAFGAEGLGVFLSLSRGPAAAQGARPGLIWGTISRSEAAGPAPGMPPEQLRRAALRLLRSWSPWLNEQVARSDPARTAAFRLWATDPGGDLGGWPPGPVAALGDAVHAMPPTGGQGASTAIRDAVELAAAVREGRRGADLGPALAAYQRSVATRGRAAIRESLGPVRVLRALGHRPAQLLAAPLLRLAGAVGIRLHPNQA, from the coding sequence ATGAGAGTGGTCATCTGCGGCGGGGGCATGGGCGGTCTGGTCCTGGCGCACGCCCTGGGCGAGCATGCCGACGTGCTCGTCCTGGATCGCGACGCTTCGGCGTCCGACACGGGCGGCTACCGGATCAGCATCGACGACGCGGCGTGCCGTGCGCTGGGGACGGCGTTGACGCGCTCCCTCCTGGAGGAGGTGCGCGCGACGGCCGACACCGGCGACGCCTACGAGCAGTTCACCATCGCCGACGCCCGACTTCGCCCGCTGATCGTCGCGCCGCTTCCGCCCCACGAGGACCGCATCCTCGCCCACCGTCCGCAGTTACGGGCGCTGCTGGCCCGCGATCTCGGGGCCCGCATCCGGTTCGGGTGCCGGGTGGTGTCGGTCACGCAACACCGCAGCATCGCGCGGGTGACGCTGGCCGACGGATCCGAGTTGGACGCGGACCTCGTGGTCGCCGCGGACGGGGCCGACTCGGTCGCCGCCCGGTCGCTCCCGGGTCGCACCCCCGCGCGTGACCTGGGCCTCGTGGGCGTCGCCGGCTGGGCGCCGCTGGATGGGGTGCCGCCCGCGTTCCTGTTCTCGGGGCCCGCGCTGGCGTTCGGCGCCGAAGGTCTGGGGGTGTTCCTGTCCCTGTCCCGTGGCCCCGCTGCGGCGCAGGGGGCGCGTCCCGGGCTGATCTGGGGCACGATCAGCCGCAGCGAAGCGGCCGGGCCTGCACCCGGCATGCCTCCCGAACAGCTCCGGCGCGCCGCGCTGCGGCTGCTGCGCTCCTGGTCTCCCTGGCTGAACGAGCAGGTCGCCCGTTCCGACCCGGCGCGCACGGCCGCGTTCCGGCTGTGGGCGACCGACCCGGGCGGCGACCTCGGCGGGTGGCCACCCGGCCCCGTCGCCGCGCTGGGGGACGCGGTGCACGCCATGCCACCCACCGGCGGCCAGGGCGCCTCCACCGCGATCCGCGATGCGGTGGAACTGGCGGCGGCTGTGCGCGAGGGCCGGCGCGGTGCCGATCTCGGCCCCGCGTTGGCGGCCTACCAGCGCTCGGTCGCCACCCGCGGCCGGGCGGCGATCCGGGAGTCGCTGGGTCCCGTGCGGGTCCTGCGGGCCTTGGGCCACCGGCCCGCCCAATTGTTGGCCGCGCCGCTGCTTCGACTGGCGGGCGCCGTGGGGATCCGGCTTCATCCGAATCAGGCCTGA
- a CDS encoding MFS transporter yields the protein MTSKTTLPLYLIATGTSLFGNASISIVLPWLVLQRTGDPAVAGLVAAVSALPAAIAAFAGGHLVDRVGRRRMTVIADIGSAVAVASLALVDAAVGLDVGWFILLGVLGALFDVPGMTARETLLANVSQTSGTSLDRIASLRGALFGLSFLAGPALAGWLLAVFPAITVVWITAACSAIAALAVAVMPLDPTPPAEHADPSPLAGWTHIRRNSALLALLTVSLASMVIVGPLLSIVLPAHFTALAAPGLLGLTLSAYAVGTIAGSGLYGWLFDGRRWAAWVTANALYTVGGLLIGTLAGVWPVALGMVAAGIGSGLMQPITTVVLTEQVPDALRGRVFGTYAALQMAVAPLGLGAMAALLGATSLGVGAWALAGGWVLLAAWSVALPGLRDYIRGGSGAREEAHADDRPAG from the coding sequence GTGACCTCGAAGACGACCCTTCCCCTGTACCTGATCGCCACCGGCACGTCGTTGTTCGGCAACGCGTCCATCTCGATCGTGCTGCCGTGGCTGGTGCTCCAGCGCACCGGCGACCCGGCCGTCGCCGGCCTGGTCGCGGCCGTCAGCGCGCTGCCCGCCGCGATCGCCGCCTTTGCGGGCGGCCACCTGGTCGACCGGGTCGGACGCCGCCGGATGACTGTCATCGCCGACATCGGGTCCGCGGTCGCGGTCGCCTCGCTGGCGCTGGTGGACGCCGCCGTGGGCCTCGACGTCGGCTGGTTCATCCTCCTCGGCGTCCTGGGCGCCCTGTTCGACGTGCCCGGGATGACCGCGCGTGAGACCCTGCTCGCCAACGTGTCCCAGACCTCCGGCACGAGCCTGGACCGGATCGCGTCGCTGCGCGGGGCCCTGTTCGGCCTGTCCTTCCTGGCGGGGCCCGCGCTGGCGGGCTGGCTGCTGGCGGTGTTCCCCGCGATCACCGTCGTGTGGATCACCGCGGCCTGCTCCGCGATCGCCGCCCTCGCGGTCGCGGTGATGCCGCTCGACCCGACGCCGCCGGCCGAGCACGCCGACCCCTCGCCGCTCGCCGGCTGGACCCACATCCGCCGCAACAGCGCCCTGTTGGCGCTGCTGACCGTGAGCCTGGCGTCCATGGTGATCGTCGGGCCGCTGCTGAGCATCGTCCTGCCCGCGCACTTCACGGCGCTGGCGGCCCCCGGGCTGCTCGGCCTCACGCTGTCGGCCTACGCGGTGGGCACCATCGCGGGCTCCGGCCTGTACGGCTGGCTCTTCGACGGACGCCGCTGGGCCGCCTGGGTGACCGCCAACGCGCTGTACACGGTCGGGGGCCTGCTCATCGGGACGCTGGCCGGGGTGTGGCCGGTCGCGCTCGGTATGGTCGCGGCCGGGATCGGCTCGGGACTGATGCAGCCCATCACCACGGTCGTGCTGACCGAGCAGGTGCCCGACGCCCTGCGCGGCCGGGTCTTCGGCACGTACGCCGCCCTGCAGATGGCGGTGGCGCCGCTGGGGCTCGGCGCAATGGCCGCGCTCCTCGGTGCCACGAGCCTGGGCGTCGGCGCCTGGGCCCTGGCCGGCGGCTGGGTGCTGCTCGCCGCCTGGTCCGTCGCGCTGCCCGGGCTGCGCGACTACATTCGGGGCGGGAGCGGAGCGCGGGAGGAGGCCCATGCTGACGATCGGCCGGCTGGCTGA
- a CDS encoding MerR family transcriptional regulator, with product MLTIGRLADYVGVTPRAIRLYHQRGLLPEPERTASGYRVYTAQDVIDLQRIKVLTDAGVPLARVRDLLHASQADVAAAVAEVDADLRRRIADLRRTRGALATLAQGEPFLPASVAALHAGLRAIGVSEATLLRERDNWVLIHVLYPELVDQWLGTQVAMLEDPEFRDLYLLTDEAFGWEPDDPRLEEIARRTVAWMVTQTPPDTEGWDTDPVAYQLVTTYRSDVSPAWDALMTRTRELALEAGYVEPGSGPG from the coding sequence ATGCTGACGATCGGCCGGCTGGCTGACTACGTCGGGGTCACGCCGCGCGCCATCCGGCTCTACCATCAGCGCGGGCTGCTGCCCGAGCCCGAGCGGACCGCGTCCGGCTACCGCGTCTACACCGCGCAGGACGTCATCGACCTGCAGCGCATCAAGGTGCTCACCGACGCCGGCGTCCCGCTGGCCCGCGTCCGGGACCTGCTGCACGCCTCGCAGGCAGACGTGGCCGCCGCCGTGGCCGAGGTGGACGCCGACCTGCGCCGCCGGATCGCCGACCTGCGCCGGACGCGCGGCGCGCTCGCGACGCTGGCCCAGGGGGAACCGTTCCTGCCCGCGTCGGTGGCGGCGCTGCACGCCGGGCTGCGGGCCATCGGGGTCTCGGAGGCGACGCTGCTGCGCGAGCGGGACAACTGGGTGCTCATCCACGTGCTGTACCCGGAACTGGTCGACCAGTGGCTGGGGACGCAGGTCGCGATGCTGGAGGACCCGGAGTTCCGCGACCTCTACCTGCTCACCGACGAGGCGTTCGGCTGGGAGCCCGACGACCCGCGCCTGGAGGAGATCGCGCGGCGCACCGTCGCGTGGATGGTCACCCAGACCCCGCCCGACACCGAGGGCTGGGACACCGATCCGGTCGCCTACCAGCTCGTCACCACCTACCGCAGCGACGTCTCGCCGGCGTGGGACGCCCTGATGACGCGGACGCGCGAGCTCGCCCTCGAGGCGGGCTACGTCGAGCCCGGCTCCGGGCCCGGCTGA
- a CDS encoding response regulator: MKILIADDDPQMVRALRITLTATGHQVIAVPDGKHAIAAAIEEHPDLYLLDLGMPELDGLDVIHAVRGWSSAPILVISGRTGSADKVEALDAGADDYVTKPFSVDELLARMRAVTRRGGQEDPEPVVRLGDITVDLASRSVVDHAGGQRRQVRLTPTEWQVLDLLVRNAGKLVTRQTMLAQIWGTDHVEDTGYLRLYLSQLRKKLEAEPSAPRHLLTEPGMGYRLVLDEAGQPGPEPGST, encoded by the coding sequence ATGAAGATCCTGATCGCTGACGACGATCCGCAGATGGTGCGCGCGCTGCGCATCACGCTCACCGCGACGGGGCACCAGGTCATCGCGGTGCCCGACGGCAAGCACGCGATCGCCGCGGCGATCGAGGAGCATCCGGACCTGTACCTGCTCGACCTCGGCATGCCCGAACTGGACGGCCTCGACGTGATCCACGCCGTCCGCGGCTGGTCGAGCGCCCCGATCCTCGTGATCTCGGGGCGCACCGGGTCGGCCGACAAGGTCGAGGCGCTGGACGCCGGCGCCGACGACTACGTCACCAAGCCGTTCTCGGTCGACGAACTGCTCGCCCGGATGCGGGCGGTCACCCGGCGCGGCGGCCAGGAGGACCCCGAGCCGGTCGTGCGCCTGGGCGACATCACGGTGGACCTGGCCTCGCGCTCGGTCGTGGACCACGCGGGCGGGCAGCGCCGGCAGGTGCGGCTGACGCCGACGGAGTGGCAGGTGCTGGACCTGCTGGTGCGCAACGCGGGCAAGCTGGTGACCCGGCAGACGATGCTGGCGCAGATCTGGGGCACCGACCACGTCGAGGACACCGGCTACCTGCGGCTCTACCTGTCCCAGCTGCGCAAGAAGCTCGAGGCCGAGCCGAGCGCTCCGCGCCACCTGCTGACCGAGCCGGGCATGGGGTACCGCCTCGTCCTGGACGAGGCGGGTCAGCCGGGCCCGGAGCCGGGCTCGACGTAG
- a CDS encoding ATP-binding protein: MSGRGKLRVLLGAAPGVGKTYDMLEEGRRLRGEGVDVVIGILETHGRAATAAMAEGLPEVPRRVVEHRGVGLTELDTVAVLERDPDVVLVDELAHTNAPGGRHAKRWQDVEELLSEGIDVISTVNVQHIASLNDVVETITGVRQLETVPDEFLRRADQIEVIDLAPSALQGRLAEGLIYPAERIDAALSNYFRLGNLTALRELALLWLADEVDVALQHYRDEHGIDATWEARERVVVALTGGPEGETLLRRAARIVSRAGGGGDLLAVHVTSQDGLRSTHTSDLAAQRALVDTLGGTYHALVGEDVPSTLVAFARSMNATQLVMGASRRGRWQAALTGPGIGATVIRESGDIDVHIVNHAAAGDRMQLPPLGGALTPRRRLLGFGLALLGGPALTALLLAGRSPESITSDVLSYQLLVVVVALVGGLWPALFAAVMSGLTLDFFFIQPLFTITIADPLHVRALLLYVVIAALVSFVVDRAARRSRAARRSQAESELVQAVAGSVLRGQDAVAALTERAAEAFGLTGARVLRGDQVVAQSGAWDDAATPTVVPLGQDAALAYVGGSISAADQRPFDVITRQLAAALEHQQLTETARTIEPIAASDRARGALLSALSHDLRRPLAAATAAVGGLRSAGSSLRPQEASELLQTADESLAALSTLVTDLLDVSRVQAGALSLATRRIDPAEAIAPALDELALGPGALELDLRHDDALVTADPVLLQRVVANLLANAVRFSPPGTRVRVATSTFGDRVEVRVIDHGPGVDEDRREDIFLPFQRLGDTDNTTGLGLGLALSRGFAEAMGGQLRPETTPGGGLTMVVSLPLARPDDQHGPEEGRDEDPDR, encoded by the coding sequence ATGAGCGGTCGGGGGAAGCTGCGCGTCCTGCTGGGCGCGGCCCCCGGCGTGGGCAAGACCTACGACATGCTCGAGGAGGGACGCCGCCTGCGCGGCGAGGGCGTCGACGTCGTGATCGGCATCCTGGAGACCCACGGCCGCGCCGCCACCGCCGCGATGGCCGAGGGCCTGCCGGAGGTGCCGCGCCGCGTCGTCGAGCACCGCGGCGTCGGGCTGACCGAGCTGGACACCGTCGCCGTGCTGGAGCGCGATCCGGACGTGGTGCTGGTCGACGAGCTCGCCCACACCAACGCGCCCGGCGGGCGGCACGCCAAGCGGTGGCAGGACGTGGAGGAACTGCTCTCCGAGGGCATCGACGTCATCTCGACGGTGAACGTGCAGCACATCGCCTCCCTCAACGACGTGGTGGAGACCATCACCGGGGTGCGGCAGCTCGAGACCGTCCCGGACGAGTTCCTGCGCCGCGCCGACCAGATCGAGGTGATCGACCTGGCCCCCAGCGCCCTGCAGGGCCGGCTGGCCGAGGGCCTGATCTACCCGGCCGAGCGCATCGACGCGGCGCTGTCCAACTACTTCCGGCTCGGCAACCTGACCGCGCTGCGCGAGCTGGCGCTGCTCTGGCTGGCCGACGAGGTGGACGTCGCGTTGCAGCACTACCGCGACGAGCACGGGATCGACGCCACCTGGGAGGCCCGCGAGCGGGTCGTGGTCGCGCTCACCGGCGGCCCCGAGGGCGAGACGCTGCTGCGCCGCGCCGCCCGGATCGTGAGCCGCGCCGGCGGCGGGGGCGACCTGCTCGCCGTCCACGTCACGAGCCAGGACGGCCTCCGCTCGACCCACACCTCCGACCTCGCCGCCCAGCGGGCCCTCGTCGACACCCTGGGCGGCACCTACCACGCCCTCGTCGGCGAGGACGTGCCCTCGACGCTCGTCGCCTTCGCCCGCTCCATGAACGCCACCCAACTCGTCATGGGCGCCTCGCGCCGCGGCCGCTGGCAGGCGGCCCTGACCGGCCCGGGGATCGGCGCCACGGTGATCCGCGAGTCGGGCGACATCGACGTCCACATCGTCAACCACGCCGCGGCGGGCGACAGGATGCAGCTGCCGCCGCTCGGCGGCGCCCTCACCCCGCGGCGTCGGCTGCTGGGCTTCGGGCTGGCCCTGCTCGGCGGTCCCGCGCTCACCGCGCTGCTGCTGGCGGGTCGCAGCCCCGAGTCGATCACCAGCGACGTGCTGAGTTACCAGCTGCTCGTCGTGGTCGTCGCGCTGGTGGGCGGGCTGTGGCCGGCGCTGTTCGCGGCCGTGATGTCGGGCCTCACGCTGGACTTCTTCTTCATCCAGCCGCTGTTCACCATCACGATCGCCGACCCGCTGCACGTCCGGGCGCTCCTGCTCTACGTCGTGATCGCCGCGCTGGTGAGCTTCGTGGTCGACCGGGCCGCGCGCCGGTCCCGCGCCGCCCGGCGCTCGCAGGCCGAGTCGGAGCTCGTGCAGGCGGTGGCCGGCAGCGTCCTGCGTGGCCAGGACGCCGTCGCGGCCCTCACCGAGCGGGCCGCCGAGGCGTTCGGGCTGACCGGCGCGCGCGTGCTGCGGGGCGACCAGGTCGTGGCGCAGTCCGGCGCCTGGGACGACGCCGCGACGCCCACCGTCGTGCCGCTGGGCCAGGACGCCGCCCTGGCGTACGTGGGCGGGTCGATCAGCGCCGCCGACCAGCGCCCGTTCGACGTGATCACCCGCCAGCTCGCCGCGGCGCTGGAGCACCAGCAGCTGACCGAGACGGCCCGGACCATCGAGCCGATCGCGGCCTCGGACCGCGCCCGGGGGGCGCTGCTGTCCGCGCTCAGCCACGACCTGCGGCGTCCCCTGGCCGCGGCCACGGCGGCGGTCGGGGGCCTGCGGTCGGCGGGCTCGTCGCTGCGCCCGCAGGAGGCGTCCGAGCTGCTCCAGACCGCCGACGAGAGCCTGGCCGCCCTGTCGACGCTGGTCACCGACCTGCTCGACGTCAGCCGCGTCCAGGCGGGCGCCCTGTCGTTGGCGACCCGGCGCATCGACCCCGCCGAGGCGATCGCACCCGCCCTGGACGAGCTCGCGCTCGGGCCGGGCGCCCTCGAACTCGACCTGCGCCACGACGACGCGCTGGTCACCGCCGACCCCGTGCTGCTGCAGCGGGTCGTGGCGAACCTGCTCGCCAACGCGGTGCGGTTCTCCCCGCCCGGCACCAGGGTGCGCGTCGCGACCAGCACGTTCGGCGACCGGGTGGAGGTGCGCGTCATCGACCACGGGCCGGGCGTGGACGAGGACCGGCGCGAGGACATCTTCCTGCCGTTCCAGCGGCTGGGCGACACCGACAACACCACCGGCCTCGGGTTGGGGCTGGCGCTGTCGCGCGGCTTCGCCGAGGCCATGGGCGGCCAACTGCGCCCCGAGACCACCCCCGGCGGCGGCCTGACCATGGTGGTCTCCCTCCCCTTGGCCCGCCCCGACGACCAGCACGGCCCCGAGGAGGGACGCGATGAAGATCCTGATCGCTGA
- the kdpC gene encoding potassium-transporting ATPase subunit KdpC, which yields MNSSTRRTWRTVGVAARSLLALTLLLGVVYPLVVTGLAQVLMAPQANGSALTGPDGRVVGSSLIGQSFSDASGAPLPGFFQPRPSAAGDGYDASASSGSNAGPENPDLVAAITERRAQVAAFNGVPEAAVPADAVTASGSGLDPHISPAYAELQVARVAAARSLPEAEVRAMVEASMQGRDAGFLGEPRVNVVVLNNLLQREG from the coding sequence ATGAACTCCAGCACGCGCCGCACGTGGCGCACCGTCGGCGTGGCGGCCCGCAGCCTCCTCGCCCTCACCCTCCTCCTCGGCGTGGTCTACCCGCTGGTCGTCACCGGCCTGGCGCAGGTGCTGATGGCGCCGCAGGCGAACGGCTCGGCGCTGACCGGGCCCGACGGCCGGGTCGTCGGCTCGAGCCTGATCGGTCAGTCGTTCAGCGACGCCTCCGGCGCCCCGCTGCCGGGCTTCTTCCAGCCCCGGCCCTCCGCGGCCGGCGACGGCTACGACGCGTCGGCGTCCTCGGGAAGCAACGCCGGGCCCGAGAACCCGGACCTCGTCGCGGCCATCACCGAGCGGCGCGCCCAGGTGGCCGCCTTCAACGGCGTCCCCGAGGCGGCGGTGCCCGCCGACGCGGTCACCGCGAGCGGCTCGGGCCTCGACCCGCACATCAGCCCCGCCTACGCCGAACTGCAGGTCGCGCGCGTCGCGGCGGCCCGCTCGCTGCCCGAGGCCGAGGTTCGTGCCATGGTGGAGGCCAGCATGCAGGGCCGCGACGCGGGCTTCCTCGGGGAGCCCCGAGTCAACGTGGTGGTGCTGAACAACCTGCTGCAACGGGAGGGGTGA